In Arthrobacter sp. SLBN-112, a genomic segment contains:
- a CDS encoding SIS domain-containing protein: protein MLDFNEDEFFSQTSSTVALRPQIEELVEKVQAEGYENIYFIGAGGTYAAVLPYERFFQTRSTFPARAVIGKEFILSADPNFGVKSVAIFTSVSGTTEDILESIEFARKKGALTVGFTGYPESPFAAAVDISLISEPKAWPFDVQLLLFSAAFLSARGEFEGYEKLATELKALPEALVNVTKSADGAGQAFAEAQAKTDYHFLVGSGNLWGFTYLYSMCVLEEMQWLRTTRVHAAEFFHGSLELIEKDTSLILFMGEDETRPLMDRVRAFAEQYSDNVTVVDTRDYALDGISEEFRGLLSPIVADAVVDRFSRHLAKARDHSLDLRRYYRVVKY, encoded by the coding sequence ATGCTTGATTTCAACGAAGACGAGTTCTTTTCCCAGACGAGCAGCACTGTGGCGCTGCGTCCCCAGATCGAAGAGCTGGTGGAGAAGGTCCAGGCCGAAGGCTACGAGAACATCTACTTCATCGGCGCCGGCGGAACCTACGCGGCCGTGCTTCCCTACGAACGGTTCTTCCAGACCCGGTCAACCTTCCCGGCGCGCGCTGTGATCGGCAAAGAATTCATCCTCTCCGCCGATCCCAACTTCGGAGTGAAGTCGGTGGCGATATTCACCTCGGTGTCAGGCACCACCGAGGACATCCTGGAGTCGATCGAGTTCGCCCGCAAGAAGGGGGCGCTCACTGTCGGTTTCACGGGTTACCCGGAGAGCCCCTTCGCGGCCGCCGTCGACATTTCGCTGATCTCGGAGCCCAAGGCCTGGCCGTTCGACGTCCAGCTCCTGCTGTTCTCGGCTGCCTTCCTGTCCGCGCGCGGTGAATTCGAAGGCTACGAGAAGCTCGCTACCGAGCTGAAGGCCTTGCCGGAAGCGCTCGTTAATGTCACCAAGAGTGCCGACGGCGCAGGACAGGCATTCGCGGAAGCGCAGGCAAAGACGGACTACCACTTCCTGGTGGGCTCGGGAAATCTTTGGGGCTTTACCTATCTCTATTCAATGTGCGTGCTGGAGGAAATGCAGTGGCTGCGGACCACCAGGGTGCACGCGGCGGAGTTCTTCCACGGCTCGCTCGAACTCATCGAAAAAGACACAAGCCTGATCCTGTTCATGGGCGAAGACGAGACACGCCCGCTGATGGACCGCGTGCGTGCATTCGCGGAGCAGTACAGCGACAACGTCACCGTGGTGGACACCCGCGACTACGCCCTTGACGGCATTAGCGAAGAATTCCGGGGGCTTCTCTCACCGATCGTGGCCGACGCCGTCGTGGACCGCTTCAGCAGGCACCTGGCGAAGGCGCGTGACCACTCGCTGGACCTGCGCCGCTATTACCGGGTGGTGAAGTACTAA
- a CDS encoding antitoxin MazE-like protein → MSVRDRVARHRIAMRERGFRQIQMWVPDARTDEFKREAQRQARAVAATDRTTDDQDFVEQISEVWPE, encoded by the coding sequence ATGAGCGTTAGGGACCGTGTCGCGCGGCACCGGATAGCCATGCGCGAGCGAGGCTTTCGTCAAATTCAGATGTGGGTGCCGGATGCGCGTACGGACGAGTTCAAGCGCGAGGCCCAGCGCCAGGCGCGTGCCGTCGCAGCCACTGACCGCACTACAGACGACCAGGACTTCGTCGAACAGATTTCAGAAGTCTGGCCGGAGTGA
- a CDS encoding NAD(P)H-binding protein has product MILVVGGTGRLGRAVVPLLLAAGQQVRVLARGKSQPFPQKMGDGVELLRGDLDADCRAAVAGCTEVVFAASGFGIKDSSPRAVDRDGAIRLVRAAAAAGVRHVVMMSMPGAASDGPIDFLRCKAAAEDAVRSSGMDWTIVRIGALLEQRLEIMRAPLESKGKVPVFGSGSAPVTYTSVRDAAAVVVRALRDPALRNRVIEWGSETLTANEVAEALLARAGHGSVQRVPAAAVRVLSVAARPFSPFLARVAGAAVWEESGAAAFEFGPPRAEFPDIPVTGLQQVLEASGAPGSLA; this is encoded by the coding sequence ATGATCCTGGTGGTCGGCGGCACGGGCCGCCTGGGCCGCGCCGTGGTTCCGCTGCTCCTTGCCGCCGGGCAACAGGTCCGCGTCCTGGCCCGGGGCAAGTCCCAGCCGTTCCCGCAAAAGATGGGCGACGGCGTCGAACTCCTCCGTGGGGACCTCGACGCCGACTGCCGCGCAGCCGTGGCGGGCTGCACCGAGGTGGTGTTCGCCGCCTCGGGGTTCGGGATCAAGGACTCCAGCCCGCGCGCGGTTGACCGCGACGGCGCCATCCGCCTGGTCCGCGCGGCGGCGGCGGCCGGAGTGCGGCACGTGGTGATGATGTCCATGCCCGGCGCCGCGTCCGACGGACCCATCGATTTTCTGCGCTGCAAGGCGGCGGCCGAGGACGCCGTCCGCTCCTCCGGCATGGACTGGACGATTGTCCGGATCGGCGCGCTCCTGGAACAGCGGCTTGAGATCATGAGGGCGCCGCTTGAGTCGAAGGGCAAGGTGCCCGTGTTCGGCTCGGGGTCTGCCCCGGTGACCTATACCTCGGTCCGGGACGCGGCCGCCGTCGTGGTCCGTGCCCTCCGCGACCCGGCGCTGCGGAACCGCGTCATCGAATGGGGCTCGGAAACGCTCACGGCAAATGAGGTGGCGGAGGCTCTGTTGGCCCGGGCCGGGCATGGGTCCGTCCAGCGGGTTCCGGCGGCGGCCGTTCGTGTCCTCTCCGTGGCTGCCAGGCCGTTCTCGCCGTTCCTCGCCAGGGTGGCTGGGGCCGCTGTCTGGGAGGAATCGGGGGCAGCGGCTTTCGAGTTTGGTCCGCCGCGGGCCGAGTTCCCGGACATCCCGGTCACCGGGCTGCAGCAGGTCCTTGAGGCATCCGGTGCGCCGGGGTCTTTGGCCTAG
- a CDS encoding SRPBCC family protein — MNQSSIRQHQDSVTVKASAESLYDLVSDITRTGEWSPVCTSCWWDDEDSAGHVGAWFTGRNELPHRTWETRSQVVAADRGREFAWVVGGKYVRWGFTLTPADAATVLSESWEFLPEGIAMFREKYGAEADAHIAERTRQALDGIPKTLAAIKRIAESIAAHQEVSS, encoded by the coding sequence ATGAATCAAAGCAGCATCCGCCAACACCAGGATTCCGTCACGGTCAAGGCGTCAGCCGAGTCGCTCTACGACCTGGTCTCCGACATCACCCGCACGGGTGAGTGGAGCCCGGTCTGCACGTCGTGCTGGTGGGACGACGAGGACAGCGCCGGCCACGTGGGTGCGTGGTTCACCGGCCGGAACGAGCTCCCGCACCGGACCTGGGAGACCCGCTCCCAGGTGGTGGCTGCCGACCGCGGACGCGAGTTCGCCTGGGTGGTGGGCGGCAAATATGTCCGCTGGGGCTTCACCCTCACCCCCGCAGACGCCGCAACCGTCCTGAGCGAATCGTGGGAATTCCTGCCGGAGGGGATAGCCATGTTCAGGGAGAAATACGGCGCCGAGGCAGACGCGCACATCGCCGAGCGCACCCGGCAGGCCCTCGACGGCATTCCGAAAACACTCGCAGCAATCAAGCGGATCGCCGAGTCCATCGCCGCGCATCAGGAAGTCAGTTCCTAA
- a CDS encoding DeoR family transcriptional regulator, translating into MELASEARASEPVELIPAPSPPVIDLRVSRSTSRREEIYHLAVTSGLASVEELYTPFEVTASTIRRDLALHGGRRL; encoded by the coding sequence ATGGAATTGGCCTCCGAGGCAAGGGCTTCCGAACCAGTCGAGTTAATCCCTGCGCCATCGCCGCCGGTAATCGACCTGCGCGTTTCGCGCAGCACGTCGCGGCGCGAGGAGATTTACCACCTTGCCGTGACCTCCGGCCTGGCGTCTGTGGAGGAGCTGTACACCCCGTTCGAGGTGACGGCCTCCACCATCCGCCGCGACCTGGCGCTGCACGGTGGGCGGCGTCTGTGA
- a CDS encoding HNH endonuclease, producing MQELGRIYWTRQGLRLAYSAVMIWLAIAVMSALMSKATPAAGASPASAAGVLRGLLDGVVSAVTLPGVAVVVLGIAGAIMTSRDVRRRDPVRRFTRQQRREGMARAGGLCELEAGFGRRCGRPAEHGDHFYPWSKGGSTSLQNFVAACAKCNRAKRARIPSPAQQQRMERRRRDYLPPSASLSVGERQPLP from the coding sequence ATGCAGGAACTGGGCCGGATCTATTGGACGCGGCAGGGGCTTCGCCTGGCGTACTCAGCGGTGATGATTTGGCTGGCCATCGCGGTGATGTCAGCACTGATGTCGAAGGCGACGCCGGCTGCCGGAGCGAGTCCGGCTTCGGCCGCCGGGGTATTGCGCGGCCTTCTCGATGGCGTGGTTTCCGCGGTCACTCTTCCCGGCGTAGCCGTAGTGGTCCTCGGCATTGCCGGCGCCATCATGACCAGCCGGGATGTCCGGCGCCGGGATCCGGTGCGGCGCTTCACCCGCCAGCAGCGCCGCGAAGGGATGGCCCGCGCCGGCGGACTGTGCGAGTTGGAAGCCGGCTTCGGGCGCCGCTGTGGCCGCCCTGCCGAGCATGGCGACCACTTCTACCCGTGGTCCAAGGGCGGTTCCACCAGTCTGCAGAACTTCGTTGCGGCCTGCGCCAAGTGCAACCGCGCCAAGCGTGCCAGGATCCCTTCGCCGGCCCAGCAGCAACGGATGGAACGACGACGGCGTGACTACCTGCCGCCCTCGGCCTCACTCAGCGTGGGCGAACGGCAGCCCCTGCCTTAA
- a CDS encoding class I SAM-dependent methyltransferase, whose protein sequence is MIVPDISQNAAAVADHYDELDPIYRRVWGEHVHHGLWTTGRETPGEAVEALVDTVGDRLGLVPGQMCVDIGCGYGATARRLAVTRGVRVTGFTLSAEQARYAAEHPVPGVDVHVRDWLDNGLADASADAAWAIESSEHMVDKPRFFAEAHRVLSPGGRFVICAWLAETHASGWKVRHLLEPICREGRLPSMGTREEYEAMVVAAGFTVTGYEDVSRRVSRTWMICAGRLVKALLVDRETRRVALGARNRGAVLSIPRLILAYRTRAMHYGIFTLSKAGAEDGEAARQVKAGAAVRPR, encoded by the coding sequence GTGATCGTCCCCGATATCTCCCAGAACGCCGCGGCGGTGGCGGATCACTACGACGAGCTCGATCCCATCTACCGCCGGGTGTGGGGCGAGCACGTCCACCACGGGCTATGGACGACGGGCCGCGAAACACCCGGCGAGGCCGTCGAGGCGTTGGTGGACACGGTTGGCGACCGGCTGGGGCTGGTGCCCGGCCAGATGTGCGTCGACATCGGCTGCGGTTATGGCGCCACTGCGAGGCGGCTCGCGGTGACGCGCGGGGTTCGCGTCACCGGCTTTACGCTTTCGGCCGAGCAGGCCCGCTACGCCGCCGAACATCCCGTGCCGGGCGTGGACGTCCATGTCCGCGACTGGCTCGACAACGGGCTGGCCGACGCCTCGGCCGATGCCGCCTGGGCGATTGAGTCGAGCGAGCACATGGTGGACAAGCCCAGGTTCTTCGCCGAGGCGCACCGCGTGCTGTCGCCCGGCGGCCGGTTCGTCATCTGCGCGTGGCTTGCCGAGACCCATGCCAGTGGGTGGAAGGTCCGCCACCTGCTCGAGCCGATCTGCCGCGAAGGGCGCCTTCCCTCGATGGGCACGCGCGAGGAGTATGAGGCGATGGTCGTGGCGGCCGGCTTCACAGTCACCGGTTACGAGGATGTCAGCCGCCGCGTTTCCCGTACGTGGATGATCTGCGCCGGTCGGCTCGTGAAGGCCCTGCTCGTCGATCGCGAGACCCGCCGCGTGGCCCTTGGCGCACGCAACCGCGGTGCCGTCCTCAGCATTCCCCGCCTCATCCTGGCCTACCGCACCCGTGCGATGCACTACGGGATCTTCACGCTCTCGAAGGCGGGGGCGGAGGACGGGGAGGCAGCCCGGCAAGTTAAGGCAGGGGCTGCCGTTCGCCCACGCTGA
- a CDS encoding type II toxin-antitoxin system PemK/MazF family toxin: protein MNRGELWTVSGGTYAQKPRPALIVQDDLFAESESVTLLPLTSHLADAPLLRLTIDPGQLNGLDRVSQIMVDKLTTVRRTNLGHRIGRIDSETMVAVEQSLAVFLGLAR, encoded by the coding sequence GTGAACCGCGGCGAGTTGTGGACGGTATCCGGCGGAACTTATGCCCAGAAACCCCGGCCGGCACTCATCGTCCAGGACGACCTCTTTGCCGAGTCCGAGTCTGTTACTCTCCTACCCCTGACGTCGCACCTCGCGGATGCTCCACTGCTGAGGCTGACCATTGACCCGGGCCAACTGAACGGTTTGGATCGCGTAAGCCAAATCATGGTCGACAAACTCACAACCGTACGTCGAACCAATCTCGGGCACAGGATAGGGCGCATTGATTCGGAAACGATGGTGGCTGTTGAGCAGTCGCTCGCGGTGTTTCTCGGCCTGGCCCGGTAA
- a CDS encoding PfkB family carbohydrate kinase produces the protein MRVLGFGDNIVDRFVDRGVEYPGGNCVNVAVYAGQLGAEAAYLGVFGDDDGGAFVRSCIEAAGVDTSRCEVRRGPNGLTEIQTVRGERHFLRWNGGGVTATDPIRLVDPDYVAGFDLVHSSVYSSIEPELHALRATKVLVTYDFSSEPAHRTDEYLARVCPLVDLALVSCADWEQQRVWSELRRFSSQGAALVLGTMGANGAVLFDGASFYHSNAAPASAPIVDTMGCGDAYLAAFAVEMLAVGWKRSMLPPGPAVHRAMKQAARFAAGQCSVEGAFGYGREVVPQPAA, from the coding sequence ATGAGGGTTCTCGGCTTCGGCGACAACATAGTGGACCGTTTCGTGGACCGAGGGGTTGAGTACCCGGGCGGCAACTGCGTGAACGTTGCCGTCTACGCAGGGCAGCTTGGGGCAGAGGCGGCTTACCTCGGAGTGTTCGGAGACGACGACGGCGGCGCGTTCGTGCGCTCCTGCATTGAGGCGGCCGGGGTGGACACCAGCCGGTGCGAAGTACGCCGCGGGCCCAACGGGCTCACGGAGATCCAAACCGTTCGGGGGGAACGGCATTTCCTGCGCTGGAACGGCGGCGGTGTCACCGCCACCGACCCGATCCGGCTGGTTGACCCGGACTACGTGGCCGGCTTTGACCTGGTCCACTCCAGTGTCTATTCCTCCATCGAACCGGAGTTGCACGCTCTGCGTGCAACGAAAGTCCTGGTGACGTACGACTTCTCCAGCGAGCCGGCGCACCGGACCGATGAGTACCTGGCACGTGTATGCCCCCTGGTTGACTTGGCTCTCGTGTCCTGCGCCGACTGGGAACAACAGCGGGTCTGGTCTGAACTGCGCCGGTTCTCCTCGCAAGGTGCGGCGCTGGTGCTGGGAACCATGGGTGCGAACGGTGCCGTGTTGTTTGACGGCGCCAGCTTCTATCATTCCAACGCGGCACCGGCCAGTGCTCCTATCGTGGACACCATGGGCTGCGGGGACGCCTACCTGGCAGCCTTCGCCGTTGAAATGTTGGCCGTCGGATGGAAGCGGAGCATGCTGCCGCCCGGGCCGGCAGTTCACCGTGCCATGAAGCAGGCAGCGCGCTTCGCGGCCGGACAGTGCAGCGTGGAAGGTGCCTTCGGCTATGGGCGTGAGGTAGTGCCGCAACCCGCCGCCTGA
- a CDS encoding type II toxin-antitoxin system VapC family toxin — MILYVDTSAALKLVVEEPESGPTAEFLSTAAQRGDRLVASMLLHTELHCAANRRGLPPELVNAVLNGINLVDLTRSDLLYAAALPGRLRSADAIHLAAAIRLEADRLIAFDKELVRAATQAGLNTSSPGN, encoded by the coding sequence GTGATTCTGTACGTCGACACGTCGGCGGCCCTGAAACTGGTGGTTGAGGAACCCGAGTCCGGTCCCACCGCGGAGTTTCTTTCAACGGCGGCGCAGCGGGGTGACCGGCTTGTCGCCTCGATGCTCCTTCACACTGAGCTGCACTGCGCCGCGAACCGCCGCGGCCTGCCGCCGGAACTGGTCAACGCGGTGTTGAACGGAATCAACCTGGTGGACCTGACGCGTTCAGACCTCCTGTACGCGGCGGCCCTGCCAGGAAGATTGCGCAGCGCGGACGCGATCCACCTCGCGGCTGCGATCAGGCTTGAAGCAGACAGGTTGATCGCCTTCGATAAGGAGCTCGTGAGGGCAGCAACCCAAGCAGGACTCAATACCTCCTCCCCTGGCAATTAA
- a CDS encoding nuclear transport factor 2 family protein: MDASGLDRVPEGPVRRMLAAANHHDLEAMVSQFAEDYRNTTPVHPARSFTGSAQVRKNWTALFAGLPDLALTVHDAATGPDGKIWLEWSNRGTRPDGSVQRAAGVAIFTLRDDEIAAAQFYLEPVDQDSGDVNVAISEALHGTAGGDRS; this comes from the coding sequence ATGGACGCTTCAGGACTCGACCGCGTCCCCGAAGGCCCGGTCCGGCGCATGCTGGCCGCGGCTAACCACCATGACCTCGAGGCCATGGTGTCCCAGTTCGCGGAAGACTACCGGAACACCACCCCCGTCCACCCGGCCCGCAGTTTTACGGGATCGGCCCAGGTCCGGAAGAACTGGACGGCGCTCTTTGCCGGCCTGCCGGACCTCGCCCTCACCGTCCACGACGCCGCCACCGGCCCGGACGGCAAAATCTGGCTGGAATGGAGCAACCGCGGCACCCGGCCGGACGGATCCGTACAGCGCGCCGCCGGGGTTGCCATCTTCACCCTTCGCGACGACGAAATCGCCGCGGCCCAGTTCTACCTTGAACCCGTGGACCAGGACTCCGGCGACGTGAACGTGGCCATCAGCGAGGCGCTCCACGGGACGGCTGGAGGTGACAGGTCATGA
- a CDS encoding type II toxin-antitoxin system prevent-host-death family antitoxin, giving the protein MTTIPHRELRNQSSKILERVKNGETIDVTNNGEVAATLIPPAASPFERLLLSGSVRQASESPVDFRLLQRVASDVGTAQMIADLRGDR; this is encoded by the coding sequence ATGACAACAATTCCCCACCGCGAGCTACGCAACCAGAGCAGCAAAATCCTGGAGCGGGTAAAAAACGGCGAAACCATCGATGTCACGAATAACGGCGAAGTTGCCGCCACCCTGATCCCGCCTGCAGCCTCACCCTTCGAGCGCCTGCTCCTTTCCGGCAGCGTCCGGCAAGCCTCGGAAAGCCCCGTCGACTTCCGGTTGCTCCAACGCGTGGCGTCGGATGTGGGCACGGCCCAGATGATCGCCGACCTCCGCGGCGACCGGTGA
- a CDS encoding TetR/AcrR family transcriptional regulator: MGPAVNGASPRSRSYDARRRQEAAEQSRKRVLAESRGLFLAKGYGRTTIAAIAHAAGVSKESVYKGFGGKPGLVRAIYEQSLLGAGGPPAEERSDRAQATVADPRELMEQFGRFVAEISPLGSPVYLLIRDAAASGDQDMAALLRDVDDERYQRMLHNARQVLGRGFLRPDLRVEEVADVMFMGTSAEFYETLVLKRGWTAERFGRLIARTLAANLLPDSGG; this comes from the coding sequence ATGGGACCCGCGGTCAACGGTGCATCACCCCGCTCGCGGAGCTACGACGCCCGGCGCCGGCAGGAGGCGGCGGAGCAGTCGAGGAAACGCGTTCTCGCGGAGTCGCGCGGGCTCTTCCTGGCCAAGGGATACGGCCGGACCACCATCGCCGCCATTGCGCACGCTGCCGGCGTCTCCAAGGAGTCGGTGTACAAGGGGTTCGGTGGAAAGCCGGGGCTGGTCCGGGCCATTTACGAACAAAGCCTCCTGGGCGCCGGCGGCCCTCCGGCGGAAGAGCGCTCCGACCGCGCGCAGGCCACGGTCGCTGACCCCCGGGAACTCATGGAGCAGTTCGGGCGGTTCGTCGCCGAGATCAGCCCGTTGGGATCGCCGGTGTATCTGCTCATCAGGGACGCCGCGGCGAGCGGGGACCAGGACATGGCTGCACTCCTGCGCGACGTGGACGACGAGCGGTACCAGCGGATGCTGCACAACGCGCGGCAGGTGCTTGGGCGGGGATTCCTGCGGCCGGACCTGAGGGTGGAGGAGGTTGCCGACGTCATGTTCATGGGCACCTCGGCCGAATTCTACGAAACCCTGGTCCTTAAACGCGGCTGGACGGCTGAGCGGTTCGGCCGCCTCATTGCCCGCACCTTGGCGGCCAACCTGCTGCCGGACAGCGGTGGTTGA
- a CDS encoding nucleoside deaminase — MTHEQHESAAPELDRTDLPAFEAAYQAAQKSLAEGGIPVGAALARDGVVVASGHNERVQNADPIAHGEMSALRAAGRQKSYRDTTLYTTLAPCAMCAGTIIQFKIPRVVVGEARTFDGEPELLRSRGVEVVVLDDQRCVDMMRSFQADHPELWAEDIAE; from the coding sequence ATGACCCACGAGCAGCACGAATCCGCCGCGCCGGAACTGGACCGCACCGACCTCCCCGCGTTCGAAGCCGCGTATCAGGCCGCCCAAAAGAGCCTGGCTGAGGGCGGCATCCCCGTCGGGGCGGCGCTCGCCCGCGACGGTGTGGTGGTTGCCAGCGGGCACAACGAACGGGTCCAGAACGCCGATCCGATCGCGCACGGGGAGATGTCCGCGCTCCGCGCCGCCGGCCGGCAGAAGAGTTACCGGGACACCACGCTGTACACCACCCTGGCCCCGTGCGCCATGTGCGCCGGAACCATCATCCAGTTCAAGATCCCGCGCGTGGTGGTCGGGGAAGCGCGCACGTTCGACGGCGAGCCGGAGCTCCTGCGGTCACGCGGGGTTGAGGTGGTGGTGCTGGACGATCAGCGCTGCGTGGACATGATGCGTTCCTTCCAGGCTGACCATCCGGAGCTGTGGGCGGAGGACATCGCCGAGTAG
- a CDS encoding S8 family serine peptidase, translated as MKKLVLASFAALLLVIGTLLGAVVPGNAAPTPAITAGQILVKFHDNAGAAGVLRSFGLSDGPDVGSTGAHLITVPAGKELQLVAALGRNPVVEYAEPDYVVTPASDDTYFPRQYALQNTGQSFTNTDGTVTVAAGTSDADVDAVEAWTVTTGTGIRVAVLDSGVAMDNPDINPKVVARTNFTTSRSNDDNYGHGTHVAGIVAATANNGIGVAGVCPGCTILAGKILSDTGAGSSSGLANGINWAVKNGAQVINMSLAVGASTTLETAVNNAWNAGVVLVAAAGNGGNSSMNYPAAYPNVIAVGATDNNDKKASFSTYGTWVDVAAPGVSVYSTFPNHRFTLAREYNRSQGYDIGSGTSMASPIVAAVAALARSANPGGTNSDTRTKVESTTDSVGAIGTDWAHGRVNACRAVGAPGC; from the coding sequence ATGAAAAAGCTTGTGCTGGCGAGCTTCGCCGCCCTTCTCCTGGTTATTGGCACCCTGCTGGGCGCCGTCGTCCCGGGCAACGCCGCACCCACCCCGGCCATCACGGCAGGGCAGATCCTGGTCAAGTTCCACGACAACGCCGGGGCGGCGGGCGTCCTCCGCTCGTTCGGACTTAGCGATGGTCCGGATGTTGGCAGCACCGGCGCGCACCTGATCACGGTGCCGGCCGGGAAGGAGCTGCAGCTCGTCGCCGCCTTGGGCCGGAATCCGGTGGTGGAATATGCCGAACCGGACTATGTGGTCACGCCGGCCTCTGACGACACCTACTTTCCCCGCCAGTACGCCCTGCAGAACACCGGCCAATCGTTCACGAACACTGACGGGACGGTGACCGTGGCCGCGGGTACATCTGACGCCGACGTGGATGCCGTCGAGGCTTGGACCGTCACCACGGGCACCGGGATCAGAGTGGCTGTCCTCGATTCCGGCGTCGCCATGGACAACCCCGACATCAACCCGAAGGTTGTCGCACGGACCAACTTCACAACGTCCAGAAGCAACGACGATAACTACGGCCACGGAACCCACGTCGCCGGGATCGTCGCCGCGACCGCCAACAATGGAATCGGCGTCGCCGGAGTGTGCCCGGGATGCACCATCCTGGCTGGAAAAATCCTCAGCGACACCGGAGCGGGGTCCAGCTCAGGCCTGGCGAACGGCATCAACTGGGCCGTCAAGAATGGCGCGCAGGTCATCAACATGAGCCTGGCGGTCGGGGCGTCCACCACGCTGGAAACCGCAGTGAACAACGCCTGGAACGCGGGCGTGGTGCTGGTTGCCGCGGCCGGCAACGGGGGCAACTCCAGCATGAACTATCCGGCCGCGTACCCCAATGTCATTGCCGTAGGGGCAACCGACAACAACGACAAGAAGGCGTCGTTCTCCACCTACGGCACATGGGTGGACGTGGCAGCGCCGGGAGTCAGCGTCTACTCCACCTTCCCCAACCACAGGTTCACCCTCGCCAGGGAGTACAACCGTTCCCAGGGATACGACATCGGCAGCGGAACCTCGATGGCCTCACCAATTGTTGCCGCAGTCGCCGCGCTCGCCCGCAGCGCCAACCCCGGCGGCACCAACTCGGACACCCGTACCAAGGTCGAATCCACCACCGACTCCGTCGGCGCCATCGGGACTGACTGGGCCCACGGCCGGGTGAACGCCTGCAGAGCGGTCGGGGCACCAGGTTGTTGA
- a CDS encoding YciI-like protein: MHAVLEYTYADNYLQAREQYRADHLKAGWEAVERGELLLGGAIGEGPFTGLLIFTGENPLESAKAFAEADPYVINGVVTSWTARPWTTVLGKDAATPVHP, encoded by the coding sequence ATGCACGCCGTGCTCGAATACACCTACGCGGACAACTACCTCCAAGCCCGCGAACAGTACCGCGCAGACCACCTCAAGGCAGGGTGGGAAGCAGTGGAACGCGGCGAGCTTCTGCTCGGCGGAGCAATTGGCGAAGGCCCCTTCACAGGTTTGCTCATCTTCACCGGCGAGAACCCGCTCGAGTCCGCCAAGGCTTTTGCGGAAGCAGACCCTTACGTCATTAACGGCGTCGTGACGTCGTGGACCGCCCGCCCATGGACCACGGTGCTCGGAAAAGACGCGGCCACCCCGGTTCACCCCTAA